GTTATAAATAGATGAGGAATGATTTTTCTATACAGATCAGATAGATGAGAATCTCCGTACAGCCCTGCAGGGTGATCTAGGAAACATGGCGCCAGGTTTATCTGTACAAGCTGTTCGAGTCACAAAACCTAAAATCCCAGAACAAATCAGAAAAAATTATGAATCTATGTAAGtgcatattataaatataatttaaaatatgctACATTTGTGTTAACTTTTGATCAGgcatatatttgttataatctTGCAACATTATTTCAAGGGAATATAGTTTGTAGATGTTAATGACTTGTTCATCTTTACAAAATACAAGTTGTCATACTTTTTTTGGCTATACCTAAGAGCCTTTAgctgtttgtttttatgaacTTGATACATGTGTCTCTTTTCACAGCTTTTCGTTAACAGCATTTTCACTGATGTCGTTACAAGTTGTTTCATTATTGCTGTATATCTGGTAGTTAAATTTCATGTTTCTTTATCTGTATGAAATATGTTTAATGAAATCATTCCCTTTTTCgtgaatgtttgttttttttttatctgagcttttaaatttctgatatttttgataaatacttcaaatatttgatttcagGGAAGGAGAGAAAACAAAGTTACTTATTTCTATTCAGAAACAGAAAGTGGTAGAGAAAGAGGCAGAAACAGAGAGGAAAAGAGCTGTTATAGGTAAGTACAAGAAGTTAGTCTCTGATGTTGTCGGTATTATATTTTACTACGACAAACCAGAATATCAACCAACTTACTCATCAGGGTGGTGTATAATTTTAACACATAAAAGGAATAGTTTTCATGAGAAAAGGATGAAATGGACATTCTTTTTGGTATAGTGATCACTTACTTGAAGTCGTGTATGGATTAAACTATTACTGGATATACATTGCCTGATACATTGCATTGGTTAAATTCTACTGGTGTATATTCCCATGTCTTTAGCTTAATTGTAAATTATGAAGgtatgaaatgaaaatttactACATGAAATTATGTAGTGATAACAGGTGAGGATATTAATCTTCCTCTTTGTTGTttaatcatttctttttattataaaaaaacttttaattagGAACTATTGGTTTTAATATTGCTAATATTGTATTAAACCAGATTTTTTGGTCACTTTACAGAGGCTGAAAAAGTTGCTCAGGTGTCCACAATTCAGTGGCAGCAAAAGATAACGGAGAAAGAATCACAAAAGAAGATATCAGAAATAGAAGGTATGAAAGGAAATGTTTATGTTGGTCATAACATTATAGCTTTCTAACAACATCCAGAAAATTGGGTTAATGCATTAAACCATGGTTAAAACTGTATAACATCTAATATATAATAGATAATTTGGTAGAAGATATTAGCTATAGGCCTTGCagtcataaaaatttaaagataaatctATTGAAATACTTTATTAGGTATTATGAGCTAAACTTTTGTACTCTAAATACTGAGAAAAGTTAAACAACCAAAAGGCCTAGTTAAtgtatttttaatcatattGCAATATACTTGTTGTCTTGTAATGTAGATTACAGACTTTCATGCGGTAATTAATTATTGGGAATAATCAATAACTGTTTATCATTCaagatttattaatttgaatCTTGTACATGTTTAAAAAGATAGTACTAAAGGAGAATATTGAAGATCTGCCTACGCCAATGTTTTGCCTGTCtaaacttaaatataaaaacatcacatttggcaattttttttacattctctTATGCTCTTATTGGGTGAGTTGATGAATTATGTACAACCCCCACTTGATTGATTTAACATAAGGAATTGTTCTGTTTTAAGATGCTACCCATTTAGCTAAAGAAAGAGCCAAAGCAGATGCTGAATTCTACAGAGCCAAGAAAGAAGCAGAGGCTAATTCAGTATGTATTGAATCATAGAACATAGTATCATAATTACTGTGTATAAGAAAATACACATAGAAGCATGATTGATCCTTGTGGAATTtatctttttgtcatttattttgtttaaattttaaacagttGCATTCCACAAACCATTATTTAATGTAATACTGAAACAGTTAAAAAATACATTCAGTTCATCCAGTGAAATTGTTGATATAAAAGAACTTGGAAAcagggaatgtatcaaagagacaccACAAGGCCAAGAAAGCACTGGTGCGAGAAATTCTGCACATGGAGACAAGTTTCAGCTGCCCTCTAAACAGTAATGAATACTACTTCAGTGACGTGAATGTCACAATAACCTcagaaacatttaaatatgtGTTCCTGTTGTATATCTCTATActcaatacaaaatgtaattcctCATTTACACAGAAGCTGTTGACATTTCGCTGTGGTGTAGCAatcttgtttgttttaaaatttctatatacTGCAACACTGCTTTAGAACTATATGTATTAAgaaatttgtttgaatttgtagGCTAAACTGACTGACCAATACTTGGAGATGTTACGTTACCAAGCCATTACTACCAATACAAAGATATACTTTGGTAATAGTATTCCACAGATGTTTATGGACCCTAGTGGAGTTGTCCAAACTTCTCAACAGAAAAGTGCTTCATCAAAAGTTTCTGAAAATAGTAAGTAAATCTTTGCATACATTCATGAAAGCAAGTTTAAGTTTTCAGTGGTGAAAAGGCATAGATTTTGACAGGTGACCAATTCAGATTCTTAGGAGccacttttgattttttatttgctctAAGTGAAAGGTGAAGAAAATCTTCACTTTAAATTTTATCTTCAttgttatatgaaaaatataatattaaaaactaacaagttctttttctttcagattAAAAGTTTAGAGGAAGATGATCATCTGTGATACGAATGAGTAAAACCAAAGTGGAAAATGTCTAAAAACAGAACTGAAATGGAAATGTTGTTTCTTAATATAGAACCAGAatggaaatttcaaaataaaaaaaaagaaccttAATATAAAACCTAACCCCAAAAAAATTAGTCTAAAGCAAAGTGTAATTTTGGACCTCAAGAtgttaaatcaatttaattgtATAGGATTGACATATTCCACAGTACCAAGTGTTTCCATTCTCTTATCTTTTTGTGCCATTTGAATCttatttataaagttataaagacTTATTAAAATGCACCatataatatttctaaaattgtaaGGTTTATTAGTGTTTGATActgtaaatacagaaattattgtgatttaaGACAAAAtgctattatttgttttttgcgTAACTGAGTAAAGTATAGTTTCATTCATATAAATAAATCCAAAACCATGttgctataataaaaaaaactttccaataatttctgaatttgcagTAGCGGAGAGCATTGACAGGTCTTCAAATGACGAGTTTGCAATCATACCTCAATTCAAGTATGTTATAACTTATTAGAATCTTTATGCTAAAATTATTACTTACAAAATTGCATGGTCTTCAGTTTATATTGatagtataattattttttttatttttatttttttatcagtaataagattgataatattttcaatttgagCTGCCTCTGTTTAACTgtcaaaagtattaaaaaattgtgaagtaaatatttaaaacatggaATTAATGTGTATCCAACAAATTAtgtaaattcaatatttattataatttatattatgaAAACAGTAGTGAAATATTTACTGCAACTTTCATTTATAgccgttttaaatattttaagtgGAAGTGATGCTGTATTTACACAATTTTGACATGCTTTTTTCACAAGTTTTCAAggttttttggtcttttgaatTGTGTTGCACAATTGTAAACTTAAATATAATCACATTCTTTATTCATATAGATGTAACTAAAAttctctttttatgttttgtactAAAATTTCTTACATAGCGTAATTACAATAGTGCCTTTGTACGATTTAATACTGTTGTTGGAGATTGTTAGATATTTATAGTGTTGTGATTACCTGTATGTAAATTGTATGTTAATAGCAATCAAAATATCTAACGCTCTAATGTTTGAACGAGCAAAATATTGTTTCCTTAGACGTGTCATTTCTTTGTCATATACTATTGTAGGTTTTCAAAATAGTTTCTATCTCAGATGTTGATccaagattttgaaaaagagggTGCCTAACACTCATTCTGTCATCTGTAATCATAACATACTATATACTATTGATGCTCCTGTAGCCCAGTCACTGTGTCTGTGTTTGATGAATAAAGTTTGAACAAAAAGGCAACATTAGGATGGAGACTAGTTAAAAGTCTATGAATTAACCATTTGTGTAGCACCTCATGGTCCTCATCCCAAACAAAATGCATTTCTAATTTAGGTGTTGAATGTAAAGTATAAATTTACACCAATGAACATTTTTGGATACCATGAAAATTAGAATTTGAGGTAATAAGTtagatattgtttgtttcctaAAACCTAGAGTTGTGATAAGGCTGGTATATCTTTGGGAGCAAATATATACTGACTAAATATATGGGGTCATGTGCCAACACTTGTATCAACAAAATACACCTAGAAATAATTAGCCTGGGTAATGTTTGACCACTGTATATAAACTTCCAAAGTAACTGCTGAATAGCAAGTGTAATGTTATACCACTTTGTAATAACTGACACTTAGCAATAAAAGTATGTCAAGTCATGACGCATGTGTCACCCCATGTATTAACTTACATGGTACATTTGTTTTGATGTGTAATGGGCATGTGTCATGTGTAATCATTGTTTCAAATTACACAAACTACAGTTATTCTGTTAGGCATGTAACACATTATGGTGGCAGTAGTTGTAACATTTTGGTGGCAGCAGTGGCATATTTAAACAAGTTATTATAAAATTAGGGTAATGAACATTTTATCATCACTATTTACCCTCACAAACTTCAGTTGTCAAACTCATTATGTTGGATATATCTAAGAAAATCATTAATCATCATATATTATTATCTATGTAAGCAGTATTAatgttgtgtatatatatatatatatattatatttttaacacaCTTGAGAAGAAGAAAGATGTTTTAAaatcttacaatcattccatttAATATTCAATGCTTACTTTCAATTCTATACATTTcctttatttgatgtttttgaatCCAAAATAGTCAATTATGAAAGGCATGTAGAATTTAAATTTGTGTGAGATTTCAATCTAGATGCATACAGTGAAGAAAAGAAAAGTTATATCCAAGACATTGCTAAGTATTGGTAAAACATAATCATTGTTAGTTTTGTTCTCAGGctgtaaaatatcaatgatttatAAAGAGAAGTTTTTAAATCATAAGTGTCAGGTGTGATGGTGATATAAATTATgtcattattatataaaaagttgtacaaatttatgtaaatatttatttttatgcctTTCTACAGGATATTTGAAGAACTTTTGGATTGGCCAAGtatgacaaacaaatataagtcATTGTATTCCCTATCCTTCATGACAATTTGAAAACATCCCATAAACTATGTAATAGGTACACATTCAGTTATACCAAGGATGGATTTTTCTGAACGTCAagctatatttatttttttacatttttcttacGCTGTTAAATCTGCTTAAACCATTCCATAACTTGAGTATTAATTTATCTTAAAACTTGTATAGGAATGAAAGATGAGTTATATACCTGTTTAAATTATGGTTCACAGTGTTTCAGCATGGTGAGCATTACTATTTTGCTAAAATGTTCTATTGAAAATACAGATGAAACTGGAACTAAATCGGGCTTCTATGGTGTTGCTAAATATTCATTagtagttttgaatttttctctaaaatgtagagcacttgtttgttttttaaagaaaaaaatcagaattggtattttgtttaattgaatttaaatttttgtttatatgaaaTCCCATTACTTGTTTATGCTCACTAACAATAgttacataatatatatgtgtttgtaGTAACTTGCTAAACCTGTGTTAACCTGGagacacaaaaaaacatacgactaagattgatcgtgagtcatgaacaattcagtatCCTTACGATAAATCTTAGTCACAAATACTTTTGTGAAATTTACTCCACATAATTACTGTTCAGACAGTTTGTTGCTATTAATTTGTTATAGATTCTAAGTTTTTTAAGCTGAAGTTATCTAAAACAAGACACTGTATATTGGGATCCCTTTGTGTGTGAAGgttgtgtattatttttatgtaatgcTCAAGTagactagatttttttataatcataatcAGACTATATTCCTGCACAGTGTGGTGCTTAATGTTGTTAATTgcaatatgtatacatgtattagtgtatgtgaaatgtttattaaatgtatgttaaaaaaGAACGCATTGTTAATAGTCATAATGTTTGATACAGGCATGATGTTGTTATTTATCAAGTCATATATGATTTTGTATGTTTCATAAAACCAAGTGTTGTGATTTGGTTGTTATATCTAATGGagcaaataacaaaaagtttaacaaatgatatctaTTAACCCTAAttctaagtaagatttacaagAGTTCGGTATGAGAACACGAAAATAACCTACAACATTTCTttgaaattctaaaacaaaatcatgtaacattttacaaaataatgcatTATCGAGATAattgatttacaatttttttgaattttggtttgattattgttaattttcattgatttttgtttaccatCAGCATAGATTAGAAAATCTGTCATCttttaagaaagtttttttttaatatacaccAGTTTAAAAGATTGACATTTTATAGAAGCTTAATTTACAAGTGCTGTTATCTTGAGAATTGacattaaaatgttacaaaagTAGAGAAACAAAACAATGTCTATATGATTGCTAActacattattttatatactatttataATGTTAGATACTGTAGTTCATCATTTCGTTTTCAAAATCATTCTTTCTAATAAAACCAATATacctttgtttttgtataatatatatatatagcccaggttgtgtggtctagcgggacggctgcaggacggctgcagtgcaggcgatttggtgtcacgatatcatagtagtatgggttcgaatcccggcgagggaagaacaaaaactttgcgaaagcaaatttacagatctaacattgttgggttgatgtttagacgagttgtatatatatagattctaccactgcatcgagtgtgatacgatatttatccactcaagacagttaaattttaaaatttaaaactctAGGCTTGCTGagccttttaaatattttaaatttaactgttgggagtggataaatattgtattacacgagatttggtgatataatctgtttctctaataattttcaaacaatatgcAGGCAAATGTATTCCTTCTTTacgaatgatctgcaaaaagatgtgttctttctatgtgacgtcatcagacatggtcgccttttttcatgctCTCACAATAGGAcgttcagaggaaagcaagaaatttcgacgtcataatcggattttagccaatgaagaactgagatAAAACGAACCACACATTGATTAAACTTTT
The genomic region above belongs to Mytilus trossulus isolate FHL-02 chromosome 7, PNRI_Mtr1.1.1.hap1, whole genome shotgun sequence and contains:
- the LOC134725798 gene encoding erlin-1-like, with amino-acid sequence MANPLAGLGVVGVGLALLINFSIHKIEEGHVGVYYRGGALLTSTSAPGFHFMFPFLTSFKAVQTTLQTDEVKNVPCGTSGGVIIFFDRVEVVNKLNIDSVYDIVRNYTADYDKTLIYNKVHHELNQFCSIHTLQEVYIDLFDQIDENLRTALQGDLGNMAPGLSVQAVRVTKPKIPEQIRKNYESMEGEKTKLLISIQKQKVVEKEAETERKRAVIEAEKVAQVSTIQWQQKITEKESQKKISEIEDATHLAKERAKADAEFYRAKKEAEANSAKLTDQYLEMLRYQAITTNTKIYFGNSIPQMFMDPSGVVQTSQQKSASSKVSENN